CAGGCGAGCAGGTCGGCCGGGTCCATTCCGGCTGCTTCCGGGGCGGTAATGCCTGGGCTGGTGATGCGTGGCAGGATCTTGATCAGAGTGGCCACGTCCATGTTCAATAGTTCAACCAGCTGGACGCCGCGCAGCTCGCCTGACGCTGGTTTTCGTAGGGTGAGGGTGTCGATGGTGGTCTTGCCGCGTTTGATCGGTGAATCGAGGGTGACGGTGTTGTCATCGACAGGCGGTAATGCTTCTACGGTGTCTTCAGGGTTCATGAAAGGCTCCAGATTTCAGGTTAGGCCGTCCTCGAATGAGCACGGCGGGGCGGATCAAAGGCCGATGGCGGCGCGCTGTTTTTCCAGCATGTCGACACCGTTAACCTTCTCGATGAAATTGAGCAGATCGATCTCGATGATTTCTTCGTTATCGACGATCAGCTTGTAGTAGGTGCAGGTGGTGGTGATGCTGTGTTCGGTGTCTTCACCGGGCTGGGCATCGCCCATTTCGATGGTTTCGTGGCGGCCGCGTACGACGATCTCCACGGCGCTGACTTCGCCGGTGTCGTCCTGCTGAAACGAACCGGCGAATCGCAGCTGCACACCCGAAGCGTTCACAGTGCCGAACTGACGCAGCGCGATCAGGTCCAGGCCACCGGTCTTCCATTCGAATTGAATGCCATCATCGGAGAAGCCCAGATCCGCCTTGACCGGTCCGTTCATACCGCCGCCGCGATAGGCTTCCATCTTGCGACCGAGCGGGGGCGGGGTAACGCTTTTAGCAACGCCCTGGTAGCTGTTGCCGTCGTTGAACAGGTTCATGTTTTTGAGTTTGCGAGGCATGGCCATGGCTGTGTTCTCCGGTGTACTGACTCGGGGTGACTCCCCTCACGGGGAGCCCCGGTTTAGCTATTAACTTTGTTGGCGAACTGGATCAGGTAACGGTCGGTGATGCGCTGCCGAAGGGTCAGGTCTTCCAGCGGCGGTACCGGTGTGTAGTCGTAATCGAGAACAAGCTTCCCGGCCTTCAGGCTGTCTTTGTCGTTTATGTCATCCGGGTACCAGCAGCTGCCGCCAATCAGGTAGCCCGCGGTGACCAGTTCGCGGAACTTGGCGTTGATGCTCTCGATCATGTCGCGCACCAGAGAGGCATGCATGGGCCTGTCCACAGCCCACATCTGCGCCTCGGCCATGGTGTCGGCGAGGATCTGCGCGGTACGGGTGTAGTTCTCGAAAGCGAATAACGGATCGTCGCTGCACGTCCGACTGCCCCAGAAGCGAAAGCCGCCCTCGTTGATCAGGGTGGTGACCTCGTTACTGTTGAGGTAGTTGGCATCGGTGGCGGGGTTTTGCAGATCCCAGAACACGTCGGCGCTGATGCCTGTCACGCCGTTGACCGCAACGTTGGACAACGTTTTGTGCCAGCCCACTTCCTGGTCGATCTTGGCGCGCAGGCCCAAGGCGCGAGCCACAGAGGAGGCCTTCGCGGTTGCATTGGCGGTGGTGTTCCAGTTCTGGAAGTCCGGCCAGATGACCATGACTTCTCGGGCGCCGAAGTTTTCGCGGTAGGCGACGGCTTCTTCTTTGGTCTTGCAGTTCCAGGCACTGACGTAGTTAAAGGCGCGCAATTGTTGACCGATAGCGACCAGGGCGCTGGCCACCGGTTGGCTGTCCAGACCAGGTACCCCGAGAATGCGTGGCACCAAGCCGACCTTGGCCTTGGCGGCGAGCAAGGCTTTCATGCCGGTGTATTTGCCATCGGCGGTGGTGGTACCAATCAGGGCGCTGGTGGTGGCTGCTTCCGTCGCCCCTTCTTTGACACGCACCACGATCACATAGGGTTTGGTCTGGTCGGCAATGGCTTGGAGAGATACCGCCAGCGTGCCTTTGGTACCGGCCTTGGCAATAGCACTTTGTACGTTGGTCAGTAGAACCGGTGTGTCCAGTGGGAAAACAGTGGCATCAGCGTCTTCGGCCGTGCAAACCATGCCGATAACAGCGGTGGGGATGGTGCGGATGGGGCGGGTGCCGTCGTTGAGTTCGATGACCCGCACGCCGTGGAGATAATCGGCCATGGGTTTGCCTGCGCAGTGAATGAGATGACAGTGCGCAGGCTGCCGCGTGCGCGCCTGATCGGCGAGTACCGGGGATTGTGAGAGCGGGGATTACAGGGAGAAGTGCTGACCTGGTTGCTGGACCGCTTTTCACGGCCCAGGGTTCCAGCAGGGTAGGGTTAAATCGCGTCCAGCTCGGCGATAACCAATTCGCCAGCCGTGACCACCGCCTCGACGGTCGCCAGCTCAGCCAGGGACGCTTTGCCGCCGATGCGGGCTGCCTCGATGCGTGCGGCCACCGTCAGCCACGAATCACGGGCTTCAATCACCCGGTTTGCCTGCGCTTGCGGAGTGATTTGCAACGCCTCGGCTTCTGTCTTGAGCAACACGTAGTCGCTGGCATCTGCTGGCGAGCCGGCAGCGATGTAGCGCTCAGCTTCATTCGCCTTGAGCAAATACATGGAATCCTGACCATCAATCCGAGTGGCATTACGCGCGCGGGCCTGCGCCACGGCAGCATCAATTCCTTTTTGAACCTGCTCAGCCGCAGCCCCCGCCAGCACCAATATCGGGATTCCTACTGCTAGTGCGTCCTCGACGGTAAACGCCGAATAAAACTGCCCTTCGTATGTGAAATTAAGCCGCATTTTTAGTCACCGAGTTAAACAAGATTCACGTTAGTAACGACACTTCGGGTCGCGCCATTGGAGTCAAAAACAACGCCAGTCAAATAGTCACCCGACCATTTCGCGCCGGCCGGCAAGGTATTGGATTGCGCCGCAAAAATAATCGGACTACCGGCCGTTTCGATTAATGGCGTGTTCTTAACAACCGGACCCACGCGGCTGATCTTGTTTAAGTACAGCGAGACGATGCCGGTTTGCCCGTTGATGGTGTGACGAGTCAGGGCGGTATCGCCCAGCTCAATCTCACACCCGGTCACATGAATCATGCCCATCGGGCGGTCATAGCGACGGAAGAAACCCGTGTAGACGTTGTTCGTCGTTGACTCGGGCTTCGAATAATTGGCCGTGCGAATGCGGATGCTCCCCAAAACAACGGTGGAACTGTCCAGCATAAAACCTGTGGTCGAGTTGTCCTGATTCCCCGCGCCGTCAGCCCCGTTCGCCTGCACGCAAATATTGCGCAGGGTGGGCATCACCGTCTCACCCTCGGCGACAGTAATTGTCAGGTTCTTGGATGCGACGAAAATCAAACTCTCGATCACATGTTCGTGACCAAACAACCGGACGTAACCACCACCGCCGTAAGGAATGGTATTCACAGCCTTTGCCACCGTTTTAAACGGTTTGAGCTTGTCGCCTGTACCGGCCGCATCATCCCCGGTAATAGCGTTCACGTAGTAAACTTTGCTCATCGCCGGGACCGCGCTAACAGCAGCGGCCACGGCATCTTTAATGCTTTTCTCTTTATCCTGGAACATTGCAACAAGGCGAGTAGCCTCAGCCAGCAGTGCCGACATGCCCATAGTTATTCCCCCGCTTTATTTCTGTTTAAGTTGCGAAACTTCGTTTTTAAGTACCCGGATCGACTCATCCATTTCTGCGATTGAGTCTCTTTGCGTCATGTAGCCACGCATCAAATTCACCAGGCTGGTCGTGCAGTCGCCCGCTAGGGCATCGACAGCTGCTGCCGCCCAGCCTCCTTCGTGGTACATCGGATAGACCGGGTAACGCAGACACAACCCACCAGCGCCATCGATTTTGGGCAGCACCGCGTAGATGCCCGAGGCCCGCACCAGTCGAGGCGCTCCGGCGCTATCCAACACCCAACGCGGGCTTGCCCCGGTATCCGCTGGATCGGGATCTAACACCGTGTCAGAGAACATTTCGGCCGGCGTGAGGTAGTGCCGAGAGCTATCGCTGCGCCCCGTCCAAGCGGTTTGCGCGGTGGCGCCATCGCCGGCCGTGGCGTTTACCGTGGCAATGCCATAAGGGTTCCAGCCCTCCAGTGGCGTGCGCAAAATCAGCTCCAACGGAATCGCATAGCTGTTGCGATAGGTTTGGCCATCCGCCGTAAACGACGCCACCTCTGGGCGGGTATTGGACGCGACGAACAGCGTCGGATCGTTGTAACTACGCAGGCCCTTGGTGCGGCCGCTAGCGTTGCGCTCGTGCCCATACCGGCGGTTGTAGTAAGCCGCGTTCAGCAGTTCAGGGCTGTCCCACTTGGTCAGCTTGGTGACCACACCGCTGTCCGTGTACTGCTCGACCAGGTTCGCCCCGGCGCCGTTCAGCCCCGGAACCTTCGCCATCAGTTCATCCAGTAGGTCAATGGTTGGGGATTCGTTGTACGCGCCCCAGGTCGGATCGGCCGACAGCTCACGGTTGATACGCCACCGCTGACGGCGGCTTGTCGCCACCTGCGGCCCTGTCAGGTTCGCGTGCCAACGCTGCAACGGCAGATCGAGTGGGGTGACGAGTTTTTCAACGGGGTAATCCCCCACACTGCCCACGTCTGCGACCGATATGCGGTAGCGCCAGGCCACGTACTGCGGCCGCCCAGTCTTGGACACTTGGCGCACCGAGCCAGGGATAAACGACCCGTTTTCATTGCGACCGCTGAAGCCGGTGGCGCCCATCAACAAGGTGCGCGACAACAGGTCGCGATAGCCGTTGATTTCCTCCAGATGGCGGAAGCTTTCAAAGGTATCGTTCACCTCGTCGGTCAACAGCTCCGGCCAGATTTCCAGCACCGACAGGTTCCAGCGAAAATGTGGCCGGTAGTCACGAATCTCGGTATCCCGCGCAGCAAAGGCCCGAAAGTATTCACGCATTTCTGCGACCTTCGCCGGAATGCCGACCGCCGCATTCACCGACGCGGGGGCTGCTGGTGGGGCAATGTCCACCATGGCCAGGTAGTTACCCGGCGCAGCGCTGCGCAGGCGGTAGTCGTTGTGCCGCGTCCTGACCATGTGGCCGTTGATCATGGCCGCGATTTCACCCAGCCCCGGAGTGGCCAGCAGGTTGGGGTGGTTGTGCAGGTTGATGGCCGAATAAGCGCCGTCGAACGTGCGGTTGAACGACTCGGTCCCGGCAGAGCCGTATTGACGACTGCCCAAAACCCCCGACTGGCCAAAGGTTCGGAAAATTTCAGCTAGGTATTCTGACTGACTCGACTCGGCGACCCAGTCTGTTTCGATGAAATTGGTCAGCGGGTAGTTATGGGTTTTGCCTTCTGCATGTTCGGCCGACAAATCTTTTTTGATGCTGGCCAATTCGACTTCAACAAACTCTTTCACCCAGGCACGGGTCGCCTGAATGACCGAGCCGTCGAGCATCAACGTCACGTTGTCGGCATTGCTGGTGGTGAAGATGGTGCGAATGTTGATTTCGCGACCGGCACCGGTGGCAATGAGCGGCTTAAACGACTCAGGGTATTTGCCGATGGCGTACAACACGCCGGTGTCGGTCCAGACGGCCACTTCACGAATCCAGAAGCCACCGACGTTTTGAGGAATGATCGCCTCGACCACCAACCAGGCTGTGTTTGTTTTGTCTTGATACAGGTTGCTGAAGCTGCCTTCCCAGACCGTACGCTTCAATGCGACTTGCGTATCCACAGGGTTGTAGGTGGCGCCGTTACCGTCACCGACGCTCATTTTGACCAGCTTGATTGGCTTGCCGGTGGCCTTGCAGTCGGCTTCATATTGAATGCCGGCCTTGGTCAAAATCGTATAAAACTCTTGCGCTGCCATCACGCCTCCAACGGGTAGATAGTGGTCAATTCACCCGCGTCCGCAGCGATGGACTGATAGGCCGGTTCGGCCTGTTGTTCCAGGGCTGTGACGTGCAGGGGGTGGATAGTCGTTTGCTCGCCAGAATCACCGCCAACCGCCTCTCTGGCGGGATAGGCATGCTGTTCCAGCAACGTGGGTTGAAGCGGATAAAGCGTGGTCATTTCGGCGGTGACCGCGACACTCGCCGCGTCCCGAGCCGTGCAGGTGAGCTCCAGCAACGTGACGTGCAACGGGTAGATCGTAGTGACCTCGCCCTCGAGAACGCAGGCACCGAACCAGAGGGCGGCGGTGGTTTCCAAGCCAAAGGCGAGGCGGGTCATGTGCCGGCTGACCGGCTTGGCGTCATCAATGAGCCGGGTCAGCTCCTGGTACATTTCTTCGGTGATACCGGTATCCAGAACCTCGACCTTCAGCGCAAAGGTGCCCGGCTCGCGCTCTGGTACGGTCTGCCACCATTCCTCCACCTCGATCAGGTAGCCCAGAGGCTCGACCACGCGGCGCAGTGCACCGAGGGTGCCTTTGCGCGCATGGATGTAGAACGACGCGCGGATAGCGGTGCGCTTGGCTGCGTCGGACCATCGAGGGTCCCAGCGATCAACCGAGAAAGCCCATGCCAGGTAGGGCAGCAGGTGCGGCGGGCACAGGTCCGGGTTGTACAGCTGGCGCAAAGGAATCGGCACGCGCTGGATGTCTGCCAAGGCTTGGGCGGCCTGGCGTTCTAGCGGGGTGACGTTGCGCGGGAGCAGGGCTTGAGCGGTCATTACTCAACCCCCAGGGACAAATCGATATCCGTGCAAAAGGGGGCTTGGTAGGGGCTGGCAACGATGTCCCGCCAATCTTGCAGCACGACTTTGCGCACGCCTTCAACGTGCAGCGAGGCGTGCACGATGGATTCGGACACTTCAAGCCCGAGGCGACGTCGCTGGCTCACGAACTTCAGTAGGCTGGTCTTAGCCGCGGCAAGAGCAAGCTCGCTCTCGGGACCATTACTCAGCATGTAGAGCTTCGCTTTTACCTGGTAGTTGATGATATCGGCACCCTGAACGGTCAGTCGATCAGCGACCGGGCGGCGATCATCGTCACTCAGGTATGTCTTGACCGTGGCCAGCAGCGCAGGCGAGGCAGTACCGTCGCCGAGCAGCGATTGCACGATCACCACCACTGCGGCGGGTGCAGGGCTTTCGGCGGTTGCGTCAGCCACTTGGCCATCTGCCGAGCGAGCATGAAAGATGTAGCTGTTGCGGGAACCTGCAGTGCTCAGACCTTCCCAGGCCATTTGTGCACGCTCGCGCAGGCTGTCGTCACTCTCCATCACCCGAGGGATTGGCGGTATCGCGGATGGCCTGGCTTCCTGAACGACCAGGCGTGCGACGTTGTAATTCGCGGCGATGTTTTCGAGATCGGTGCCTTTGGCCAAGGCCAGCATGTTTGCAACGGACGCTTCATTCACACGCTGACGCCAGACAGTCTCGCGATAGGCGTTCTCCTCGAGCAGCTTGGTCAGCGGCTCCGACTCCAGCGTAAGGCGTGCAGCGATTTCGGCCTGTTCTTCGACTGGCCAGAGGCTGATGGCGTAGGCCTTGCGCTCGGCAAGGATCTGCTCGAAATCGATCTGTTCGACGATCTGCGGGGCCGGCAGCTGAGCCAGGTCGATGGCGGCAAAGGTACTCATACGCTGGCCCCAAGCTGCAATGGGACGCTGAGATTTAGCGCCTCGTTGGTGTCGACACGGCTGCATTCGATGTCCATCACCGTCTGGCCTTGTAACGTGGCTCCTATGAATTGCACACGGCTGAGGGTAATTCGGGGTTCCCAGCGCATCAGGGCCATGACGGTGGCGGCATAGGCGCGCAGACGGGTGATGTCATTGAACGGATGATCGACCAGCTCCGGCAGTAAGCTGCCGTACTCCCGACGCATCACGCGGGTGCCGAGGCGAGTGGTCAGGATGTCGGTGGCCGACTGGACTATATGCTCGACGGTGTTGATTGCGGCGCCGGTTTCTCGGTTCATTCCGGTTTTCCCGTCTTGCCACCGCCTGTCATCACGCCGCCGTGCGGGTGATTGACCAGGCTGATGTCTGCCGCGATCACGTCCTCCGATACGGTGACCTTACCGGTGATTTTCTGGTTGCCGGTCTGGGTGTAGTCGCCCTCATGGGTGATCGGGCCGACGATGTGGATGCCGCTGGTGCTGATCAGGTTGGTGGTGCCGCCTTCGGTCAGCGTGGCGTTAAGGTGGTGAGCGACGCTGTCGTACTCGATCACCGTGCCGTCGCGGTAGGTGCGGCGTTGCAGGCCTTCGCGGTCGCCGTTGGCCGGGATGTGGTCGCTGAACAGGCCGGTTAGGACGATGCCGTTACCGAGCTGGCCGGAAGGGCTGAACAGGATGACTTGCTCTTCGATGGTGGGCGGATTCCACTCGCGGTCGGCGCCGGCTCTCGGGGCAATCCATGGCAACCAGCCGGTGGTCAGCGATCCGGTTTTGACTTGCACACGCGGGGGCTTCATCTGGACGGCAGCGATGGTGCCGAGGCGGATGAGGTTTTCAATCAGGCGGGCGAGGGTGGCTAAGTCGTTCATGAGGTAGATCTTGTGCGCTGCGCGCGTAGGAGCGCATCTTGCAAAGCTTGTATAGTCAGTCTTCACAAACAATTTTTTTATTGAGATGGGTTCGCTTCAGGGCAGGTGTTTGTTTTGGTTATGGTCGAAAAGCGTCGCGTGATAGTGTATTGCTGAGTCGGTCTTTATATGGTTGTGTGATCTTGCGGGGTAAGGGAAATGGATAAGCGTTACCAGGTTTTTGTCAGTTCTACTTACAAGGACTTAAAGGATGAGCGGCAGAGTGTAACCGAGACGTTGATGGGGATGGACTGTATACCTGCAAGTATGGAGTTATTTCCCGCTGCCGATGAGGAGCAGTGGGAGTTTATAAAGAAAATAATTGATGATTGTGATTATTATCTTTTGATTATAGGTGGTCGGTACGGCTCTCTAAGTCCGGATGGTATAAGTTATACCGAGAAGGAGTTCGATTATGCTGTGGAAAAGAGAATTAAAGTAGTTGCTTTGATCCATCGAAGCCCCAATAAGCTGTCATTTGAAAAATCAGAGGAGTCTCCTGAGGCGAGGGAAAAGCTTCAGGCTTTTCGTGAAAAGGTATCCACTGGAAGGTTAGTTGGATATTGGGACCAGGGTAGTGAGTTGGCAGGTCTAGTGGCCTTGAGCCTCGGTAAGACTATCAGGGCTTATCCTGCTGTGGGATGGATTCGCGCGAGCGAGGGCTCAAGTGAAGAACTTCTAAAGGAAATAAACGAGCTCCGCAAAGAAAATGAAAGACTGAATCAGGAATTGTCTCAAATCAAAGCTTTGAAGGAGACAGTTTACGATGTGCCTGATTTGGCAGGTTTTGACGACGTGTTTGAATTGCATGGGACATATT
This genomic stretch from Pseudomonas wuhanensis harbors:
- a CDS encoding phage tail sheath protein — encoded protein: MADYLHGVRVIELNDGTRPIRTIPTAVIGMVCTAEDADATVFPLDTPVLLTNVQSAIAKAGTKGTLAVSLQAIADQTKPYVIVVRVKEGATEAATTSALIGTTTADGKYTGMKALLAAKAKVGLVPRILGVPGLDSQPVASALVAIGQQLRAFNYVSAWNCKTKEEAVAYRENFGAREVMVIWPDFQNWNTTANATAKASSVARALGLRAKIDQEVGWHKTLSNVAVNGVTGISADVFWDLQNPATDANYLNSNEVTTLINEGGFRFWGSRTCSDDPLFAFENYTRTAQILADTMAEAQMWAVDRPMHASLVRDMIESINAKFRELVTAGYLIGGSCWYPDDINDKDSLKAGKLVLDYDYTPVPPLEDLTLRQRITDRYLIQFANKVNS
- a CDS encoding DUF4062 domain-containing protein gives rise to the protein MDKRYQVFVSSTYKDLKDERQSVTETLMGMDCIPASMELFPAADEEQWEFIKKIIDDCDYYLLIIGGRYGSLSPDGISYTEKEFDYAVEKRIKVVALIHRSPNKLSFEKSEESPEAREKLQAFREKVSTGRLVGYWDQGSELAGLVALSLGKTIRAYPAVGWIRASEGSSEELLKEINELRKENERLNQELSQIKALKETVYDVPDLAGFDDVFELHGTYWDGFASSIWKVKFTWRQIFYYVSPYLVASRSESSVKEVLRDAVCFANEYLGSAMTELEDQDFQTVAIQLKALGVVKVDVSNCVGGVIDPLWTLTGEGEKLMVELRAVRKSAI
- a CDS encoding baseplate J/gp47 family protein, yielding MSTFAAIDLAQLPAPQIVEQIDFEQILAERKAYAISLWPVEEQAEIAARLTLESEPLTKLLEENAYRETVWRQRVNEASVANMLALAKGTDLENIAANYNVARLVVQEARPSAIPPIPRVMESDDSLRERAQMAWEGLSTAGSRNSYIFHARSADGQVADATAESPAPAAVVVIVQSLLGDGTASPALLATVKTYLSDDDRRPVADRLTVQGADIINYQVKAKLYMLSNGPESELALAAAKTSLLKFVSQRRRLGLEVSESIVHASLHVEGVRKVVLQDWRDIVASPYQAPFCTDIDLSLGVE
- a CDS encoding phage major tail tube protein, which produces MAMPRKLKNMNLFNDGNSYQGVAKSVTPPPLGRKMEAYRGGGMNGPVKADLGFSDDGIQFEWKTGGLDLIALRQFGTVNASGVQLRFAGSFQQDDTGEVSAVEIVVRGRHETIEMGDAQPGEDTEHSITTTCTYYKLIVDNEEIIEIDLLNFIEKVNGVDMLEKQRAAIGL
- a CDS encoding phage baseplate assembly protein V is translated as MNDLATLARLIENLIRLGTIAAVQMKPPRVQVKTGSLTTGWLPWIAPRAGADREWNPPTIEEQVILFSPSGQLGNGIVLTGLFSDHIPANGDREGLQRRTYRDGTVIEYDSVAHHLNATLTEGGTTNLISTSGIHIVGPITHEGDYTQTGNQKITGKVTVSEDVIAADISLVNHPHGGVMTGGGKTGKPE
- a CDS encoding GPW/gp25 family protein, which translates into the protein MNRETGAAINTVEHIVQSATDILTTRLGTRVMRREYGSLLPELVDHPFNDITRLRAYAATVMALMRWEPRITLSRVQFIGATLQGQTVMDIECSRVDTNEALNLSVPLQLGASV
- a CDS encoding phage tail assembly protein, whose amino-acid sequence is MNPEDTVEALPPVDDNTVTLDSPIKRGKTTIDTLTLRKPASGELRGVQLVELLNMDVATLIKILPRITSPGITAPEAAGMDPADLLACGSKISGFLLQRSVKTDASLVA
- a CDS encoding phage tail protein; amino-acid sequence: MAAQEFYTILTKAGIQYEADCKATGKPIKLVKMSVGDGNGATYNPVDTQVALKRTVWEGSFSNLYQDKTNTAWLVVEAIIPQNVGGFWIREVAVWTDTGVLYAIGKYPESFKPLIATGAGREINIRTIFTTSNADNVTLMLDGSVIQATRAWVKEFVEVELASIKKDLSAEHAEGKTHNYPLTNFIETDWVAESSQSEYLAEIFRTFGQSGVLGSRQYGSAGTESFNRTFDGAYSAINLHNHPNLLATPGLGEIAAMINGHMVRTRHNDYRLRSAAPGNYLAMVDIAPPAAPASVNAAVGIPAKVAEMREYFRAFAARDTEIRDYRPHFRWNLSVLEIWPELLTDEVNDTFESFRHLEEINGYRDLLSRTLLMGATGFSGRNENGSFIPGSVRQVSKTGRPQYVAWRYRISVADVGSVGDYPVEKLVTPLDLPLQRWHANLTGPQVATSRRQRWRINRELSADPTWGAYNESPTIDLLDELMAKVPGLNGAGANLVEQYTDSGVVTKLTKWDSPELLNAAYYNRRYGHERNASGRTKGLRSYNDPTLFVASNTRPEVASFTADGQTYRNSYAIPLELILRTPLEGWNPYGIATVNATAGDGATAQTAWTGRSDSSRHYLTPAEMFSDTVLDPDPADTGASPRWVLDSAGAPRLVRASGIYAVLPKIDGAGGLCLRYPVYPMYHEGGWAAAAVDALAGDCTTSLVNLMRGYMTQRDSIAEMDESIRVLKNEVSQLKQK